In a single window of the Olivibacter sp. SDN3 genome:
- a CDS encoding glycoside hydrolase — translation MTIRCSLIRFIILFILMCPCFLHLVYAQDFYGERRNEWLRKAEENKPVLHERLINPVNLGRLEEDKQAFQGWKINASMSIDSLYHSGFTSQSGVIVDFGAHYTGHFSFSLENFNSTPDAPLRLKFTFGEVPAELAVPFDPYPGGLSRAWLQDEIVTVTEIPTTITIPRRLAFRYVKVELISPSIAYDFKIANMQIKATTSANSEIEPLSAATSSVIRDIDRIGLITLQECMQTVYEDGPKRDQRLWIGDLYLEALANNFSFKNHGLTKRCLYLLAALSDLEGYLHGTVFEKPKPHPQEGQKLLDYALLYNVALKDYYEITEDKETAVDLWPVAKKQLELLKLFLDETGMIDYDRAAKDIWIFIDWKDGLHKAGAIQGLAIYSLKETYALAKRLNKENEVAELPALIRQMTDGARKQFFDKESNLFVSGEDQQVSYASQIWMVLGGVTTKKEGANIVKQLMQHENALTPGGPYLYHYFLQAMINCGMGLEAKEIMLNYWGKMVEKGADTFWEVYDPKDEYKSPYNFYPMNSYCHAWSCTPVYFIRKYPDIFQK, via the coding sequence ATGACCATTCGCTGCTCACTTATCCGTTTTATTATATTATTTATCTTGATGTGTCCCTGTTTTCTTCACTTGGTCTATGCGCAGGACTTCTATGGCGAGCGAAGAAATGAATGGCTCAGAAAAGCTGAAGAAAATAAACCAGTGCTTCATGAGCGATTAATAAATCCGGTTAACTTAGGAAGGTTAGAGGAAGATAAGCAAGCTTTCCAAGGTTGGAAAATTAACGCATCTATGAGCATAGATAGTTTATATCATAGCGGATTTACAAGCCAGTCTGGTGTTATTGTGGATTTTGGTGCGCATTATACCGGTCACTTCTCTTTTTCGTTGGAAAACTTTAACAGCACACCGGATGCCCCCTTACGGCTGAAATTTACCTTCGGAGAAGTGCCGGCAGAACTGGCAGTCCCGTTTGATCCTTATCCGGGAGGACTGAGTAGAGCTTGGTTGCAGGATGAAATCGTAACGGTAACCGAGATACCAACAACCATTACCATTCCCCGTCGTTTGGCCTTTCGGTATGTTAAAGTGGAACTCATCAGCCCTTCGATTGCTTATGATTTTAAAATTGCTAACATGCAGATAAAGGCTACCACGTCTGCCAATAGTGAAATTGAACCGCTATCAGCCGCTACTTCTTCGGTTATTCGGGATATTGACCGAATTGGGTTAATTACTTTACAAGAGTGTATGCAAACGGTTTACGAAGATGGCCCGAAACGAGATCAACGTTTGTGGATTGGTGATCTGTATCTGGAGGCTTTGGCCAATAATTTTTCCTTTAAAAATCATGGGTTAACCAAACGTTGTCTTTATCTGTTGGCGGCATTAAGTGATCTAGAGGGCTATTTGCACGGGACTGTTTTCGAAAAACCAAAACCACATCCGCAGGAAGGACAGAAGTTGCTGGATTACGCGTTACTTTATAATGTAGCTTTAAAGGACTATTATGAGATTACGGAAGATAAAGAAACCGCAGTAGACCTATGGCCGGTTGCTAAAAAGCAACTGGAATTACTGAAATTGTTTTTAGATGAAACCGGAATGATTGATTACGATAGGGCAGCTAAAGACATCTGGATTTTTATTGATTGGAAGGATGGACTGCATAAGGCGGGCGCCATTCAAGGCTTGGCCATATATTCGTTGAAAGAAACCTATGCGCTGGCTAAACGTTTAAATAAAGAAAATGAAGTGGCGGAGCTTCCTGCTCTGATCAGGCAAATGACAGATGGCGCGAGAAAGCAATTTTTTGATAAAGAAAGCAATTTATTTGTGAGTGGTGAAGATCAACAAGTTTCTTATGCCTCTCAGATCTGGATGGTCTTAGGTGGGGTAACCACCAAAAAAGAAGGAGCCAACATCGTTAAGCAGCTTATGCAGCATGAAAATGCATTAACACCTGGTGGACCCTATTTATACCATTACTTTTTACAAGCAATGATTAATTGTGGAATGGGACTTGAAGCGAAGGAAATTATGTTAAATTATTGGGGAAAGATGGTCGAAAAAGGAGCGGATACCTTCTGGGAGGTTTATGACCCTAAGGATGAATATAAATCGCCCTATAATTTCTACCCCATGAATAGCTATTGCCATGCCTGGAGCTGCACACCGGTATATTTTATAAGAAAATATCCGGATATCTTTCAAAAATAA
- a CDS encoding glycoside hydrolase family 78 protein — protein MNDLHLKLLSKIGCFIVMLSIQPLALAAQKLSVTDLKINYKVNPIGLDDTNPRFAWKLQSSLKEVMQTGYEIRVGTDSKKMSDKALSWHSGKIESDQSIHIPYAGNALESAKRYYWQVRVWDNKGNVSPWSEINFWEMGLLKPDDWQAKWIRSSQHMPVESGPVPLFRKTFRVDDKVIKARLYITSYGLYEAYINGQRVGDAYFTPGWTSFHKQLQYQVYDLSDQLHQGDNALGVMLGDGWYRGNLMGGRNYYGQDPTLLAQLEVEYANGHKEVIISDDSWKSTSEGPIRMADIYNGEIYDARLELDDWTNGTFDDTQWENTVVIDSLSYDHLVISPAPPVRIHERLKPVEIITTPKGEKVIDFGQNLVGWVNFKVQGNAGDSVVITHAEVLDKEGNFYTENLRAAQQKITYITGGNGEATYHPHFSFQGFRYVKIEGAEEGVDLENIEAMVLHSAMANTGTFETSDSLLNQLQHNIQWGQKGNFLDVPTDCPQRDERLGWTGDAQAFFNTAAYNMDVAGFFVKWLKDLKADQFADGSVPHVIPYYWDGEQGGSAGWADAATIIPWDFYQAYGDPGILEDQYESMTKWVQFMTANSTDNLWNKGWHFGDWLFYIPNDDRDGKAAITDKYLIAQAFYANSVQLMINAAKVLDKQEDVLKYEGLLAKIKDAFVHEFVTPSGRLVSSSQTAYVLALHFDMLPEDVRAQAAERLVENIENYDNHLTTGFLGTPYLCHVLSRFGYEDVAYTLLKQETYPSWLYPVKQGATTIWERWDGIKPDGSFQNKDMNSFNHYAYGAIGDWMYKNITGIRGMKEMPAYKIFTIAPRPGGGIKHANASLETVYGTITSAWKIEGDQFLMEVTVPPNTRAHLVFPDALPGTVKEKSGQNIEGTEHEVGSGKYQFIFNIKS, from the coding sequence ATGAATGATCTGCATCTTAAACTATTGTCCAAAATAGGTTGTTTTATCGTCATGTTATCCATACAGCCCTTAGCTCTTGCTGCGCAGAAATTGTCAGTGACTGATTTAAAAATCAATTATAAGGTAAATCCGATTGGTCTTGATGATACCAATCCACGCTTTGCTTGGAAATTGCAATCTTCTTTAAAAGAGGTTATGCAAACGGGCTATGAAATCAGGGTGGGAACCGACTCCAAAAAAATGAGTGACAAGGCGCTTTCCTGGCACTCAGGAAAAATAGAAAGCGATCAGTCGATCCATATTCCCTATGCCGGAAATGCGTTGGAATCGGCTAAGCGTTATTATTGGCAGGTAAGAGTTTGGGATAATAAAGGAAATGTATCGCCTTGGAGCGAAATTAACTTTTGGGAAATGGGACTGCTAAAACCGGATGATTGGCAGGCTAAATGGATTCGCAGTAGTCAGCATATGCCGGTTGAGTCTGGGCCGGTGCCCCTATTTAGGAAAACATTCCGTGTAGATGATAAGGTAATCAAAGCTCGGTTATATATTACTTCTTATGGACTTTACGAAGCATATATCAATGGACAGCGTGTTGGAGATGCGTATTTTACGCCGGGGTGGACCAGCTTTCATAAACAATTGCAATACCAAGTGTACGATCTTTCTGATCAGCTCCATCAGGGCGATAACGCTTTGGGCGTAATGTTGGGCGATGGTTGGTATCGTGGTAATTTAATGGGGGGGCGAAACTATTATGGTCAAGATCCCACGTTGCTTGCCCAGCTAGAAGTAGAGTACGCAAATGGTCACAAGGAGGTTATCATCAGCGATGATAGTTGGAAAAGCACCTCGGAAGGTCCGATCCGAATGGCTGATATTTATAATGGTGAAATTTACGATGCCCGTTTGGAACTCGACGATTGGACTAACGGGACTTTTGACGATACGCAATGGGAGAATACCGTGGTCATCGATAGTCTTTCTTACGATCACCTGGTTATTTCGCCTGCACCGCCCGTTCGAATACATGAAAGGCTGAAACCTGTAGAGATCATTACCACACCTAAGGGAGAAAAAGTAATAGATTTTGGTCAGAACCTGGTTGGATGGGTAAATTTTAAAGTACAGGGAAATGCAGGAGACTCCGTAGTCATTACCCATGCTGAAGTCTTGGATAAGGAGGGGAATTTTTATACAGAAAATCTGCGTGCGGCACAGCAGAAAATTACCTATATCACCGGGGGGAACGGGGAAGCAACTTACCATCCCCACTTTTCTTTTCAGGGTTTTCGTTATGTGAAAATTGAAGGTGCAGAAGAAGGGGTCGATCTGGAGAATATTGAAGCAATGGTATTGCATTCGGCAATGGCTAACACGGGTACTTTCGAGACATCAGATTCCCTGCTCAATCAATTGCAACACAATATACAGTGGGGGCAGAAAGGCAATTTCCTCGATGTGCCAACAGATTGCCCTCAACGTGATGAGCGATTGGGTTGGACAGGCGACGCACAGGCTTTTTTTAACACGGCAGCTTACAATATGGATGTGGCAGGCTTTTTTGTGAAATGGCTAAAAGATTTAAAAGCGGATCAATTTGCCGATGGTTCCGTACCACATGTAATACCTTATTATTGGGACGGTGAACAGGGTGGCTCCGCTGGTTGGGCAGATGCGGCAACCATTATACCCTGGGATTTTTATCAAGCTTACGGAGATCCCGGCATACTGGAAGATCAATATGAATCAATGACCAAGTGGGTGCAGTTCATGACAGCCAATAGCACGGATAATCTCTGGAATAAGGGCTGGCATTTTGGTGATTGGCTATTTTACATACCAAATGATGATCGGGATGGTAAAGCAGCCATTACCGATAAATACTTGATCGCACAAGCATTTTACGCCAATTCTGTGCAATTGATGATTAATGCGGCCAAAGTACTTGATAAGCAAGAAGATGTGTTAAAATATGAAGGGCTGCTGGCGAAAATAAAAGACGCCTTTGTGCATGAATTTGTAACCCCATCAGGTCGTCTGGTTTCCAGTTCTCAAACGGCCTATGTCCTAGCTTTGCATTTTGACATGTTACCGGAAGATGTACGTGCTCAGGCGGCAGAAAGACTGGTGGAGAACATCGAAAATTACGATAATCACCTCACTACAGGTTTTCTGGGAACGCCCTATCTCTGTCATGTGCTCAGCAGATTCGGTTATGAGGATGTTGCTTATACCTTGTTGAAGCAAGAGACCTATCCCTCGTGGCTCTATCCTGTAAAGCAGGGAGCAACTACTATTTGGGAACGCTGGGACGGCATTAAACCGGATGGCTCTTTTCAGAATAAGGATATGAACTCTTTTAATCATTATGCATATGGAGCCATAGGCGATTGGATGTATAAAAATATTACGGGCATTCGTGGGATGAAGGAAATGCCGGCGTATAAAATCTTCACCATTGCGCCGCGACCTGGAGGTGGCATAAAACACGCTAATGCATCATTAGAAACGGTATACGGAACGATCACGTCGGCTTGGAAAATTGAAGGAGATCAGTTTTTGATGGAAGTAACGGTACCGCCCAATACCAGGGCACACCTGGTTTTTCCGGATGCTTTGCCTGGAACCGTAAAGGAAAAAAGTGGTCAGAATATTGAAGGAACTGAACATGAAGTTGGGTCTGGAAAATACCAGTTCATTTTTAACATAAAAAGTTAG
- a CDS encoding glycosyl hydrolase: protein MACNLETSNSSSIAIEDMRTGFVNPPDSVRPGVYWYFMDGNMSKEAMTKDLESMQKAGIGSVVFLEVNVGVPRGEVDFLSEEWQEGFAHAVKEAERLNIDVILGAGPGWAGSGGPWVAPEASMQHLVGSTIQVAEAANNRRIKLPVPAPKSPYFGEGGFTPELREKWMAYYEDVAVVAFPTPTDEKLIEDIEEKALYYREPYSSKLGVKPRLPSKVNYTDLPDAAISKEGIVDLTDKLLEDGTLNWEVPPGKWTIMRFVSRNNGAVTRPAPTPGLGFEADKLDSAAFRAHLENYVGVLIEKTATGNPSKSGGLKRLHIDSWEMGAQNWTPKFREEFIQRRGYDPLPFYPVYAGHIVESLETSERFLWDLRLTAQELVLAFHANYLKDYSHQHNLKLSIEPYDMNPNSDFDLGAVADVPMAEFWSEGYGFNTVFSVYEAASIAHIGGKSTVPAEAFTAQNDEAWKQYPEVMKNQGDWAFAMGINQFVYHTFQHQPLADSLRPGMTMGPYGVHWDRNQTWWPLVGDYHRYIARCSYMLQQGRTVADILYVTPEGAPQVFTPPSSAVLGNEILPDKRGYNFDGCSPMQLMEATVKDHQIVFPSGASYQVLVLPNVQTMTPAFLNKIKSLIEQGATVIGNPPEKSPSLQGYPACDREVKSISNAIWKKEEITQQWTKEEYGAGKIVWGENLYHGDDLYPNYEIVEDVLNEKGILTDFNASDSVRYTHRTAPDWDLYFVANKTDQAIEIKGAFRSTGENPELWDPVSGEMRQLPEFDIHDGKIVLPLAFEPYQSFFVVFPKANTKADQVIKSSRNFNQLRERMQLNGAWKVAFDAKGTGPQETVLLNELQDWTNHPNDSVKYYSGIARYEKIFDFPEVPKGSRILIDLGDVKNMARIHLNGKELSTVWTAPWRVDITEALKEEDNQLIIEVANLWINRLIGDQQYTDDGVKDGEWPSWLKTNKPRGSQRTTFTTFNPYKTDDTLRSSGLLGPVRILQLRRD from the coding sequence ATGGCTTGCAATTTAGAAACAAGCAATAGCTCATCGATAGCTATAGAAGATATGAGGACGGGTTTTGTAAACCCTCCTGACTCCGTACGCCCCGGTGTTTATTGGTATTTTATGGATGGCAATATGTCAAAAGAGGCGATGACGAAAGATTTGGAATCGATGCAAAAAGCAGGTATTGGGAGTGTGGTGTTTCTCGAGGTGAACGTGGGTGTTCCAAGAGGTGAAGTGGATTTTCTAAGCGAAGAATGGCAAGAGGGCTTTGCGCATGCAGTGAAGGAGGCTGAACGCTTAAATATTGATGTTATTTTGGGAGCTGGGCCTGGCTGGGCTGGCAGCGGGGGGCCATGGGTAGCACCTGAAGCTTCGATGCAGCACTTAGTTGGCAGCACCATTCAAGTTGCTGAAGCAGCTAATAATCGTAGGATAAAGTTGCCTGTGCCTGCACCGAAAAGTCCTTATTTTGGAGAGGGTGGATTCACACCCGAGCTTCGTGAAAAATGGATGGCATATTATGAAGATGTAGCAGTTGTAGCCTTTCCTACACCTACCGATGAAAAATTGATTGAAGATATCGAAGAGAAAGCTTTATATTACCGGGAACCCTATTCTTCCAAATTGGGTGTAAAACCAAGATTACCATCAAAAGTCAATTATACCGATCTACCGGATGCCGCTATTTCCAAGGAGGGTATAGTGGATCTTACCGACAAACTTTTGGAAGACGGTACCTTGAACTGGGAAGTGCCTCCGGGGAAATGGACGATCATGCGATTTGTTAGTCGAAACAATGGCGCAGTGACGAGGCCCGCGCCGACGCCGGGCCTGGGTTTTGAAGCCGATAAGCTGGATAGTGCAGCGTTTCGTGCGCATTTGGAAAACTATGTTGGGGTGCTAATTGAAAAAACGGCGACAGGAAACCCATCAAAATCGGGAGGTTTAAAGCGTTTGCACATCGACAGTTGGGAGATGGGGGCACAGAACTGGACGCCAAAATTCAGAGAAGAATTTATCCAACGTAGAGGATATGACCCACTGCCTTTCTATCCCGTATATGCAGGGCATATTGTGGAAAGTTTGGAGACGAGCGAGCGGTTTTTATGGGATTTACGCCTGACAGCGCAAGAACTTGTATTGGCGTTTCATGCGAACTACCTGAAAGACTATAGCCATCAGCATAACCTAAAACTATCGATTGAGCCTTATGATATGAATCCGAATTCGGATTTTGACCTGGGAGCGGTGGCCGATGTGCCGATGGCGGAATTTTGGAGCGAGGGATATGGTTTTAATACCGTTTTTAGCGTGTATGAAGCTGCATCTATTGCGCATATCGGTGGAAAATCCACCGTGCCGGCAGAAGCGTTTACCGCACAGAATGATGAAGCCTGGAAGCAGTATCCGGAAGTAATGAAAAATCAGGGCGACTGGGCATTTGCCATGGGCATTAACCAATTCGTATACCACACCTTTCAGCATCAACCCTTAGCCGACAGCTTGCGCCCGGGCATGACAATGGGGCCTTATGGCGTGCATTGGGATAGGAATCAAACTTGGTGGCCCTTAGTAGGCGATTACCATCGATACATCGCGAGGTGTTCGTATATGTTGCAGCAGGGGCGCACGGTTGCCGATATACTATATGTTACCCCAGAAGGTGCTCCGCAGGTTTTTACGCCACCAAGTTCAGCAGTATTGGGCAATGAAATACTCCCGGATAAAAGAGGATATAATTTTGATGGTTGCAGCCCTATGCAGCTTATGGAGGCTACAGTGAAAGACCATCAAATAGTTTTTCCCAGCGGAGCGTCTTATCAGGTGCTTGTGTTACCTAATGTACAGACAATGACCCCAGCGTTCTTAAATAAAATAAAGTCGTTGATTGAGCAGGGAGCAACCGTCATAGGTAACCCTCCGGAAAAATCGCCCAGCTTGCAGGGATATCCGGCTTGCGATCGGGAAGTTAAATCGATAAGTAATGCGATCTGGAAAAAAGAAGAAATAACCCAGCAATGGACAAAAGAAGAATATGGTGCAGGTAAAATTGTGTGGGGAGAAAATTTGTATCACGGAGACGACCTTTATCCAAATTATGAAATTGTTGAGGATGTGCTGAATGAAAAAGGAATTTTAACGGATTTTAATGCTTCTGACTCCGTTCGGTATACACACCGCACGGCACCCGATTGGGATCTCTACTTTGTAGCTAATAAAACGGATCAAGCGATTGAAATAAAGGGAGCGTTTAGATCGACTGGTGAAAACCCGGAGTTATGGGACCCCGTAAGTGGAGAGATGCGTCAGTTGCCGGAGTTTGATATACATGACGGTAAAATTGTTCTTCCGCTTGCTTTTGAGCCCTATCAAAGTTTTTTTGTTGTTTTTCCTAAAGCAAATACCAAAGCAGATCAGGTAATAAAATCCTCCAGAAATTTTAATCAGTTACGTGAACGTATGCAATTGAATGGCGCATGGAAAGTTGCGTTTGATGCAAAAGGAACGGGACCGCAGGAAACTGTTCTATTGAACGAACTGCAGGATTGGACGAATCATCCAAATGATAGCGTCAAATATTATTCAGGTATTGCTCGTTATGAAAAGATTTTTGACTTTCCAGAGGTACCTAAAGGTAGCCGTATTTTAATAGATTTAGGGGATGTAAAAAATATGGCACGTATCCACTTGAATGGTAAGGAATTGTCGACCGTTTGGACGGCTCCTTGGCGAGTGGATATTACGGAAGCTCTCAAAGAAGAGGATAACCAATTAATTATTGAAGTAGCGAATCTTTGGATAAATCGATTAATAGGTGATCAGCAATATACGGACGATGGGGTAAAAGATGGAGAGTGGCCTAGCTGGCTTAAAACGAACAAGCCTCGAGGAAGTCAACGAACCACATTTACCACCTTTAATCCATATAAAACGGATGACACGTTGAGGAGCTCTGGGCTGTTAGGTCCTGTGCGAATTCTTCAACTGCGGAGGGATTAA